In Hippoglossus stenolepis isolate QCI-W04-F060 chromosome 20, HSTE1.2, whole genome shotgun sequence, the following are encoded in one genomic region:
- the ost4 gene encoding dolichyl-diphosphooligosaccharide--protein glycosyltransferase subunit 4 encodes MVTDVQLAIFANMLGVSLFLLVVLYHYVAVNNPKKQE; translated from the coding sequence atGGTGACTGACGTGCAGCTCGCCATATTTGCCAACATGCTTGGCGTGTCATTATTCCTACTGGTTGTGTTGTATCACTACGTCGCAGTCAATAACCCAAAGAAGCAGGAGTAG